One Amorphoplanes digitatis genomic window carries:
- a CDS encoding S1C family serine protease, with product MTDGWNWRQPQPPPPATSGAPAGSPWWSDALADPWRDPYAPAAVVVPTAPVSTGPQPEPVADPNAPRRSLAPIMLICLVTALLAGGLGGTLGYVFATHSGVGGGTQLGGAPLAAPSAAQRPPDSMAGVADQVMPSVVTVRVTGAIGSGFVVSPDGYVITNDHVVEGSDGTMSVSFSDGSSTSATVVGRDPESDIAVIKVAKKNLTVVRLGDSDSIAVGDPVLAFGSPLALVNTVTQGIVSALDRTIQAGDPGGTVRYYAAIQTDAAVNQGNSGGPLVDAAGRVVGVNSVIRSVGGSDTEAGNIGLAFAIPINQAKRVAKDIIDFGKARRTVIGAEVSTSGAGGSTGASGARLRSVGQGGPAAIAGLKSGDVITKIDGHPLEDGADLIALVRKYAPASVVAVEYRRGTKIQTASVTLAADAK from the coding sequence GTGACCGACGGCTGGAACTGGCGCCAGCCTCAACCGCCGCCGCCCGCCACATCCGGAGCGCCGGCGGGTTCGCCGTGGTGGTCCGACGCACTGGCCGATCCGTGGCGGGACCCGTATGCGCCGGCGGCCGTTGTCGTGCCGACCGCGCCGGTGAGCACCGGCCCGCAGCCCGAGCCGGTCGCCGACCCGAACGCGCCGCGCCGGTCGTTGGCGCCGATCATGCTGATATGCCTGGTCACGGCCCTGCTGGCCGGGGGCCTCGGCGGCACGCTCGGCTATGTCTTCGCCACGCACAGCGGGGTCGGCGGCGGCACCCAGCTCGGCGGAGCGCCCCTGGCCGCCCCGTCGGCGGCGCAGCGGCCGCCCGACTCGATGGCCGGCGTCGCCGACCAGGTGATGCCCAGCGTGGTCACGGTCCGGGTCACCGGCGCGATCGGTTCCGGCTTCGTCGTGTCCCCGGACGGCTACGTGATCACCAACGACCACGTCGTCGAGGGCTCGGACGGCACCATGTCGGTGTCGTTCAGCGACGGCTCGTCGACGTCGGCGACGGTGGTCGGCCGCGATCCCGAGTCCGACATCGCGGTGATCAAAGTCGCAAAGAAGAACCTGACCGTCGTGCGGCTCGGCGACTCCGACTCGATCGCGGTCGGCGACCCGGTGCTGGCGTTCGGCTCGCCCCTTGCCCTGGTCAACACGGTCACCCAGGGCATCGTCAGCGCCCTGGACCGCACCATCCAGGCCGGCGACCCGGGCGGCACCGTCCGCTACTACGCGGCGATACAGACCGACGCGGCCGTCAACCAGGGCAACTCCGGTGGCCCGCTGGTCGACGCCGCCGGCCGGGTGGTCGGGGTGAACTCGGTGATCCGCTCCGTCGGCGGCAGCGACACCGAGGCGGGCAACATCGGCCTCGCCTTCGCCATCCCGATAAACCAGGCCAAGCGGGTCGCCAAGGACATCATCGACTTCGGCAAGGCCCGGCGCACGGTGATCGGCGCCGAGGTCTCCACCAGCGGCGCCGGCGGGTCGACGGGCGCGTCCGGCGCCCGGCTGCGCTCGGTCGGGCAGGGCGGCCCGGCGGCGATCGCGGGCCTGAAGTCCGGCGACGTCATCACCAAGATCGACGGGCACCCGCTGGAGGACGGCGCGGACCTGATCGCCCTGGTCCGCAAGTACGCGCCCGCCTCGGTCGTGGCGGTCGAATACCGCCGCGGCACGAAGATTCAGACGGCGTCGGTGACCCTGGCGGCCGACGCGAAGTGA
- a CDS encoding preprotein translocase subunit TatB: MFENLNWWEIGGLLMLALLIFGERLPKVIGDGLRMLRGLRSMAQNATSDLSRELGTDIQLQDLHPKAFIRKHLLSEEDEMAIRQPLQGLFDDVKSDLNGVKSDLGEVAAAADPNNRDGAGVDKPTPAPSRFDVDAT, encoded by the coding sequence GTGTTCGAGAACCTGAACTGGTGGGAGATCGGCGGGCTGCTCATGCTCGCCCTGCTGATCTTCGGTGAGCGGCTGCCGAAGGTGATCGGCGACGGCCTGCGGATGCTGCGCGGCCTGCGGTCGATGGCGCAGAACGCGACCTCCGACCTGAGCCGCGAGCTCGGCACCGACATCCAGCTTCAGGACCTGCACCCGAAGGCCTTCATTCGCAAGCATCTGCTCAGCGAAGAGGACGAGATGGCGATCCGCCAGCCGTTGCAGGGCCTCTTCGACGACGTCAAGAGCGACCTGAACGGCGTGAAGTCGGACCTGGGCGAGGTCGCCGCCGCCGCAGACCCCAACAACCGCGACGGCGCCGGGGTGGACAAGCCCACCCCGGCGCCGAGCAGATTCGACGTAGACGCGACCTGA
- a CDS encoding Mrp/NBP35 family ATP-binding protein translates to MSAPAPTIEDAVQAALATVDDPEIRKPITELGMVKGFTVAGTGVKVELLLTVAGCPLKDKLTNDITAAVTAIPGITAVEIEFGVMTEEQRKALQATLRGGGAQAAEPVIPFAQPGSKTRVYAVASGKGGVGKSSVTVNLAAALARRGLSVGVVDADIYGHSVPRMLGVDGRPTRVEDMIMPPQSHGVKVISIGMFTAGNAAVVWRGPMLHRALQQFLADVFWGDLDVLLLDLPPGTGDVAISLAQLLPNAEILVVTTPQMAAAEVAERAGAIALQTHQRLVGVVENMSWLELPDGSRMEVFGAGGGQTVADSLTKTVGASVPLLGQIPLDTRVREAGDAGTPVVLADPDSPAAKALDAVADRLAVRRESLVGKPLGLMVTAKR, encoded by the coding sequence ATGTCCGCACCCGCCCCCACCATCGAGGACGCCGTTCAGGCGGCCCTGGCCACCGTCGACGACCCCGAGATCCGCAAGCCCATCACCGAGCTCGGGATGGTCAAGGGCTTCACCGTCGCCGGCACCGGCGTGAAGGTCGAGCTGCTGCTCACGGTCGCCGGCTGTCCGCTGAAGGACAAGCTGACCAACGACATCACCGCGGCGGTCACCGCCATCCCCGGCATCACCGCCGTGGAGATCGAGTTCGGCGTCATGACCGAGGAGCAGCGCAAGGCCCTGCAGGCCACGCTGCGCGGCGGCGGCGCGCAGGCCGCCGAGCCGGTCATCCCGTTCGCCCAGCCGGGCTCCAAGACCCGGGTGTACGCGGTGGCAAGCGGCAAGGGCGGCGTCGGCAAGTCCAGCGTCACCGTCAACCTGGCCGCGGCCCTCGCCCGGCGCGGCCTGTCCGTCGGCGTGGTCGACGCGGACATCTACGGCCACTCGGTGCCCCGGATGCTCGGCGTCGACGGCCGGCCCACCCGGGTCGAGGACATGATCATGCCGCCGCAGTCGCACGGTGTGAAGGTCATCTCCATCGGCATGTTCACCGCGGGCAACGCCGCCGTCGTCTGGCGCGGGCCGATGCTGCACCGCGCGCTACAGCAGTTCCTCGCCGACGTCTTCTGGGGCGACCTGGACGTGCTGCTGCTTGACCTGCCGCCGGGCACCGGCGACGTGGCGATCTCGCTGGCCCAGCTGCTGCCGAACGCCGAGATCCTGGTCGTGACCACGCCGCAGATGGCCGCCGCGGAGGTGGCCGAGCGCGCCGGCGCGATCGCACTGCAAACACACCAGCGCCTCGTCGGTGTGGTGGAGAACATGTCCTGGCTCGAGCTGCCCGACGGCTCCCGCATGGAGGTCTTCGGCGCCGGTGGCGGCCAGACCGTCGCGGACTCGCTGACCAAGACCGTCGGCGCCTCGGTGCCGCTGCTCGGTCAGATCCCGCTGGACACCCGGGTGCGCGAGGCCGGCGACGCCGGCACGCCGGTCGTGCTGGCCGATCCGGACTCCCCGGCGGCGAAGGCGCTGGACGCGGTGGCGGACCGGCTGGCAGTCCGGCGCGAGTCGCTGGTCGGCAAGCCGCTCGGGCTGATGGTCACCGCCAAGCGGTAG
- a CDS encoding DUF1003 domain-containing protein — protein MTEPRRDRLDQPIEPGRVRLPRFDPEAFGRWSESIARYMGTAKFIVYMTLVIGAWFAWNTLAPKDLRFDPYTFTFLTLVLSLQASYAAPLILLAQNRQADRDRLTMEEDRRRAAMQKADTEYLAREIASLRIAVGEVATRDFLRSELARLADELDEAAHRRQKLERKEWEEERT, from the coding sequence ATGACCGAGCCTCGCCGTGATCGGCTGGACCAGCCCATCGAGCCCGGGCGGGTGCGCCTGCCCCGGTTCGACCCCGAGGCCTTCGGCCGCTGGTCGGAGAGCATCGCGCGCTACATGGGCACGGCCAAGTTCATCGTTTACATGACGCTTGTCATCGGCGCCTGGTTCGCCTGGAACACCCTCGCGCCCAAGGACCTGCGCTTCGACCCGTACACGTTCACGTTCCTGACCCTGGTCCTGTCCCTGCAGGCCTCCTACGCCGCGCCGCTGATCCTGCTCGCGCAGAACCGGCAGGCCGACCGGGACCGCCTGACGATGGAGGAGGACCGCCGGCGGGCGGCCATGCAGAAGGCCGACACGGAATATCTGGCCCGCGAGATCGCCTCGCTGCGGATCGCCGTCGGCGAGGTCGCCACCCGCGACTTCCTGCGTTCTGAGCTGGCCCGGCTCGCCGACGAACTGGACGAGGCCGCCCATCGACGGCAGAAGCTGGAACGCAAGGAGTGGGAGGAGGAGCGGACCTGA
- a CDS encoding magnesium transporter MgtE N-terminal domain-containing protein, with amino-acid sequence MGSRVYLARLAALPVFDPNGDRVGRVRDAVIRLRTTNRPPQVVGLVAEMALRRRIFLPIGRVTSMDAEAVVLSTGMLNLRRFEKRQNELLVLEEVLDRRVTVEPEDRQGDGQVGTVVDLAMELNRNNEWLITRVAVREHTGRLARRGHTYQVDYDRIRGLVGPTDTQGTSNLVALLEQMRPADMANALQDLPDARRNEVAAAFSDRTLADVLEELPEHDQVDILVHLNRERAADVLERMDPDDAADLLAELPKTEQSVLLDLMEPEEAAPVRQLMKYNPGTAGSVMTSEPVILTPDATVAEALARIREPELSPVVAAQVFVARAPSATPSGKYLGMVHFQRLLREPPSSMLGGIVDNDIDPLRPETNLTEITRRMATYDLVAMPVVDGTFRLVGAVTVDDVLDHSLPRDWRDRDAHDDEPAANLWGTRQTPGAAS; translated from the coding sequence ATGGGGAGCAGGGTTTACCTAGCGCGGCTCGCGGCGCTGCCCGTCTTCGACCCCAACGGCGACCGCGTGGGCCGGGTCCGCGACGCCGTCATCCGGCTCCGCACCACCAACCGGCCGCCGCAGGTCGTCGGCCTGGTCGCCGAGATGGCGCTGCGCCGGCGGATCTTCCTGCCGATCGGGCGGGTCACCTCCATGGACGCCGAGGCCGTCGTCCTGAGCACCGGCATGCTCAACCTGCGCCGCTTCGAGAAGCGCCAGAACGAGCTGCTGGTCCTCGAGGAGGTCCTCGACCGCCGGGTCACCGTCGAGCCCGAGGACCGGCAGGGCGATGGCCAGGTCGGCACGGTCGTCGACCTCGCCATGGAGCTCAACCGCAACAACGAGTGGCTGATCACCAGGGTGGCCGTGCGGGAGCACACCGGGCGGCTGGCCCGGCGCGGGCACACGTACCAGGTCGACTACGACCGGATCCGCGGCCTGGTCGGGCCGACGGACACCCAGGGCACGTCGAACCTGGTCGCGCTCCTGGAGCAGATGCGCCCCGCGGACATGGCGAACGCGCTCCAGGACCTGCCGGACGCCCGCCGCAACGAGGTCGCCGCAGCGTTCAGCGACCGGACGCTCGCCGACGTGCTCGAGGAGCTGCCCGAGCACGACCAGGTGGACATCCTCGTGCACCTGAACCGGGAGCGTGCCGCCGACGTGCTCGAGCGGATGGACCCGGACGACGCCGCCGACCTGCTCGCCGAGCTGCCGAAGACCGAGCAGAGCGTGCTGCTCGACCTGATGGAGCCCGAGGAGGCGGCACCGGTCCGGCAGCTGATGAAGTACAACCCCGGCACGGCCGGCAGCGTGATGACCTCCGAGCCGGTCATCCTGACCCCGGACGCCACCGTGGCGGAGGCGCTGGCCCGGATCCGCGAACCGGAGCTGTCTCCGGTGGTCGCGGCGCAGGTGTTCGTGGCCCGGGCACCCTCCGCGACGCCCAGCGGCAAGTACCTGGGCATGGTCCACTTCCAGCGTCTGCTGCGCGAGCCGCCCTCGTCGATGCTGGGCGGCATCGTCGACAACGACATCGATCCGCTGCGGCCCGAGACGAATCTCACCGAGATCACCCGACGGATGGCGACCTACGACCTGGTGGCGATGCCGGTGGTCGACGGGACGTTCCGGCTGGTCGGCGCGGTCACCGTCGACGACGTGCTGGACCACTCGCTGCCCCGGGACTGGCGTGACCGCGACGCCCATGACGACGAGCCCGCAGCGAACCTGTGGGGAACACGGCAGACCCCGGGAGCGGCATCATGA
- a CDS encoding PhzF family phenazine biosynthesis protein → MSTVAYEIVDVFTDRPYAGNPLAVVFGAEALAGDQMQLMAREFNLAETVFVLPSEAGGTYRARIFTPETELPFAGHPSIGAAVTLVRRGLAEAGDMVQECGAGLLSISVTPDSATLTGGTPTLGAALPVGALLDLVGLGADDFAGGSAQPGPAGCGLEFAYLPVRRGALARAWADAERGRALKVTGISVFAWDAEARTAYARVFCPGVSVPEDPATGSAALGLGVWLVANGLLPGDRTSSYTVHQGVEMHRPSLLRCTVTAVGGAATVAAVSGHVVPVARGEIDVPPFIG, encoded by the coding sequence ATGTCGACCGTGGCGTACGAGATCGTGGACGTGTTCACCGACCGCCCCTACGCGGGCAACCCGCTGGCCGTGGTGTTCGGGGCCGAGGCGCTCGCCGGTGACCAGATGCAGCTGATGGCCCGCGAATTCAACCTTGCGGAGACCGTCTTCGTACTGCCGTCCGAGGCCGGCGGTACCTATCGGGCGCGGATCTTCACCCCGGAGACCGAGCTGCCGTTCGCCGGACACCCGAGCATCGGCGCCGCCGTGACCTTGGTGCGGCGCGGCCTTGCCGAAGCCGGGGACATGGTGCAGGAGTGCGGCGCGGGCCTGCTGTCGATCTCCGTGACGCCCGACTCGGCGACCCTGACCGGCGGCACGCCGACCCTCGGCGCCGCGCTGCCCGTCGGCGCGCTGCTCGACCTCGTCGGGCTCGGCGCCGACGACTTCGCGGGCGGATCCGCGCAGCCCGGCCCGGCCGGATGCGGGCTGGAATTCGCCTATCTCCCGGTGCGCCGGGGCGCCCTCGCGCGGGCCTGGGCCGACGCCGAGCGAGGCCGTGCCCTGAAGGTCACCGGGATCAGCGTGTTCGCCTGGGACGCCGAGGCCCGGACCGCCTACGCACGGGTCTTCTGCCCGGGCGTCTCGGTGCCCGAGGACCCGGCGACCGGCTCGGCCGCGCTGGGGCTCGGCGTGTGGCTGGTCGCGAACGGGCTGCTACCCGGCGACCGGACCTCGTCGTACACGGTCCACCAGGGCGTCGAGATGCACCGGCCGTCCCTGCTGCGGTGCACGGTGACGGCCGTTGGCGGCGCGGCGACCGTCGCCGCGGTCAGCGGTCACGTCGTGCCGGTGGCGCGCGGCGAGATCGACGTCCCGCCGTTCATCGGCTGA
- a CDS encoding HAD family hydrolase encodes MPAYQAVVFDFFGTLTRSIRRGPQHADIARALGCDPAAVLNVLDRTFQVRARGHLGSAEATLRWVTEQAGGSPETAQLRAAVPARVDALKADTSIRADAESVLRAIKRRGLRTALISDCTHELPAFLPSMPIAPLLDVSVFSVEVGRCKPDPLIYLETCWRLRVAPEDCLYVGDGGSRELTGAAAVGMTPVRLTAPDLADHLVFDPDDCFTGLRVPSLTAVLDLLDRVPALT; translated from the coding sequence ATGCCCGCGTACCAAGCGGTCGTTTTCGATTTTTTCGGCACGCTGACCCGTTCCATCAGGAGGGGGCCACAGCACGCCGACATCGCCAGAGCGCTCGGCTGCGACCCCGCCGCGGTGCTCAACGTCCTGGACCGCACGTTCCAGGTCCGGGCGCGTGGTCACCTCGGCTCCGCCGAGGCCACCTTACGGTGGGTCACCGAGCAGGCGGGCGGCAGCCCGGAGACCGCGCAGCTGCGGGCCGCGGTGCCCGCCCGCGTCGACGCGTTGAAGGCCGACACCAGCATTCGCGCGGACGCGGAGAGCGTGCTGCGGGCCATCAAGCGCCGCGGGCTGCGTACCGCGCTGATCAGCGACTGCACCCACGAGCTGCCCGCCTTCCTGCCGAGCATGCCGATCGCGCCGCTGCTCGACGTGAGCGTCTTCTCGGTCGAGGTCGGCCGCTGCAAGCCCGACCCGCTGATCTACCTGGAGACCTGCTGGCGGCTGCGGGTCGCCCCCGAGGACTGCCTCTACGTCGGCGACGGTGGCAGCCGCGAGCTCACCGGCGCGGCGGCGGTCGGCATGACCCCCGTCCGGCTCACCGCGCCGGACCTCGCCGATCATCTGGTCTTCGACCCGGACGATTGCTTCACCGGGCTCCGCGTGCCGTCGCTGACGGCGGTGCTGGACCTGCTGGATCGCGTACCGGCGCTGACCTGA
- a CDS encoding DMT family transporter — protein sequence MRSTPAPLTAAALTVAVLAVSSSAPLIAFAAAPALAVAFWRNGLAFVALTPITAGPRRFELVTLRSRSGVFAVLAGLALALHFATWMPSVQLGSVATATALVATQPVWQGLIAAVQGRRPSTAGWVGIGLAVAGAAWATGIDVGVSAQAVLADLLALVGAMAAAVYTALGERARTRLSTTTYTWVCYGTCAALLLVVCVLGRVQLHGYDERTWAAILALVVGAQLLGHSMFNYALHRTSATTVSVLILLEVPGAALLAWAWLGQTPRAAALPGLGLLVAGVAVVVLGDARVRRRAATASLADGADPEDR from the coding sequence ATGCGTTCAACGCCCGCCCCGCTCACCGCGGCGGCGCTGACGGTGGCCGTGCTGGCGGTGTCGTCGTCGGCGCCCCTGATCGCCTTCGCGGCCGCACCCGCCCTGGCAGTGGCGTTCTGGCGCAACGGGCTGGCCTTCGTGGCGCTCACGCCGATCACGGCCGGACCACGCCGGTTCGAGCTCGTGACGCTGCGCAGCCGCAGCGGCGTTTTCGCGGTCCTGGCCGGGCTGGCGCTGGCGCTGCACTTCGCGACCTGGATGCCCAGCGTTCAGCTGGGATCGGTGGCGACGGCGACCGCGCTGGTGGCGACCCAGCCGGTCTGGCAGGGGCTGATCGCGGCCGTGCAGGGCCGCCGGCCCTCGACCGCCGGCTGGGTGGGCATCGGCCTCGCGGTGGCCGGGGCGGCCTGGGCGACCGGCATCGACGTCGGTGTGTCGGCGCAGGCGGTGCTCGCCGACCTGCTGGCGCTGGTCGGAGCGATGGCGGCGGCGGTGTACACGGCGCTCGGCGAACGGGCCCGGACCCGGCTGAGCACGACGACGTACACCTGGGTCTGCTACGGGACCTGCGCCGCGTTGCTGCTTGTCGTCTGCGTGCTGGGCCGGGTGCAGCTGCACGGGTACGACGAGCGCACCTGGGCGGCGATCCTGGCGCTGGTGGTCGGTGCCCAGCTGCTCGGGCACTCGATGTTCAACTACGCGCTGCACCGGACCTCGGCCACGACGGTGAGCGTGCTCATCCTGCTGGAGGTGCCGGGCGCGGCGCTGCTGGCCTGGGCCTGGCTGGGCCAGACGCCCCGGGCCGCGGCGCTGCCGGGGCTGGGCCTGCTGGTGGCGGGGGTGGCCGTCGTGGTGCTCGGCGACGCCCGGGTGCGGCGGCGGGCGGCGACGGCGTCGCTGGCAGACGGCGCGGATCCCGAGGATCGCTGA
- a CDS encoding DUF4190 domain-containing protein produces MTYPPTPGPDGTYPPPPDPPVQAYQPPAPYTYGAPGYGAPGYGAPGYGAPAQQGQGMQPGYDYGYPGSPYSYPGGPYPAGAPTEGLAIASLVVSCASVLGTCFWGIGGVLGIVGAILGHVARRRIRASGAGGGGLALAGIIVGWTVTGLAVLGAAALVFFIVTDSSSGY; encoded by the coding sequence ATGACCTACCCGCCGACGCCCGGCCCGGACGGCACCTATCCGCCGCCGCCGGATCCGCCCGTGCAGGCCTACCAGCCGCCCGCGCCCTACACCTATGGCGCGCCCGGATACGGCGCGCCCGGATACGGCGCGCCCGGATACGGCGCGCCGGCGCAGCAGGGCCAGGGCATGCAGCCCGGTTACGACTACGGCTACCCCGGCAGCCCGTATTCGTACCCGGGCGGGCCCTACCCGGCGGGAGCGCCGACCGAGGGCCTGGCCATCGCCTCTCTTGTCGTGTCCTGCGCCAGCGTGCTCGGCACCTGCTTCTGGGGCATCGGCGGAGTGCTCGGCATCGTCGGCGCGATCCTCGGCCACGTGGCCCGCCGCCGGATCCGCGCGTCCGGCGCCGGCGGCGGCGGCCTGGCCCTCGCCGGGATCATCGTCGGCTGGACGGTCACCGGCCTCGCGGTGCTCGGCGCGGCCGCCCTGGTCTTCTTCATCGTGACGGACAGCAGCTCCGGCTACTAA
- a CDS encoding SDR family NAD(P)-dependent oxidoreductase: protein MVFDARSATGSRSRRDATRPAAGRRPRTSAPSSESEQGQGPDPVGEPGLAPDDPAAEAEEFPVTLRLDGKVALVTGAGSPDGIGYATARRLRDLGARVAIVSTTRRIHERASELGVTGFVADLTDEAEVGALADAIVDQLGDVQVLVNNAGLASRTSPEVLRPVAQLTYDEWRAEIDRNLSTAFLCSRAFVGGMSEQGWGRIVNLAATAGPINALPTEAAYAAAKSGVVGLTRALAMELVADGINVNCVAPGTIYTAASTVTEIKQGLGTPIGRPGTPDEVAAAIAFLCSPAASYITGQMLVVDGGNSVREAEFR, encoded by the coding sequence ATGGTCTTCGACGCCCGTTCCGCCACCGGCAGCCGGTCCAGGCGGGACGCCACCCGCCCCGCGGCCGGCCGCCGGCCCCGGACTTCCGCGCCCAGTTCCGAGTCCGAGCAGGGCCAGGGTCCGGATCCGGTCGGCGAACCCGGACTCGCACCGGACGACCCCGCGGCCGAGGCCGAGGAGTTCCCCGTGACACTGCGGCTCGACGGCAAGGTCGCCCTGGTCACGGGCGCGGGCAGCCCCGACGGCATCGGGTACGCGACCGCGCGCCGGCTGCGCGACCTGGGCGCCCGCGTGGCGATCGTGTCGACGACGCGGCGCATCCACGAGCGGGCGTCCGAGCTGGGCGTGACCGGCTTCGTGGCGGATCTCACAGACGAGGCCGAGGTCGGCGCGCTCGCCGACGCGATCGTGGACCAGCTCGGCGACGTCCAGGTCCTGGTCAACAACGCGGGCCTGGCCAGCCGCACGAGCCCCGAGGTGCTCCGCCCGGTCGCGCAGCTCACCTACGACGAGTGGCGGGCGGAGATCGACCGCAACCTGAGCACGGCGTTCCTGTGCAGCCGCGCCTTCGTCGGCGGCATGTCCGAGCAGGGCTGGGGCCGCATCGTCAACCTGGCGGCGACGGCGGGCCCGATCAACGCCCTGCCGACCGAGGCCGCATACGCCGCGGCGAAGTCGGGCGTCGTCGGCCTCACCCGGGCGCTGGCGATGGAGCTCGTCGCCGACGGCATCAACGTCAACTGCGTCGCGCCGGGCACGATCTACACGGCGGCCTCGACGGTGACGGAGATCAAGCAGGGCCTGGGCACGCCGATCGGCCGCCCCGGCACCCCCGACGAGGTGGCGGCGGCGATCGCCTTCCTGTGCTCGCCCGCGGCGTCGTACATCACCGGCCAGATGCTGGTGGTCGACGGCGGCAACAGCGTCCGCGAGGCCGAGTTCCGCTGA
- a CDS encoding DUF4190 domain-containing protein yields MTYPPAGGNPDPYQPQQPYGQQPGYDPTAPYSQDPYAAPASGAPSSGQPYGQPQYGAPSSGQPYGQPPPYGQQPGYGQPYAQQPYMGAAPTNTMAILSLVFAFVFSPAAIVMGHVAKKQIRQTGESGEGLATAGLWLGYIFTSIYVLLCAFYIIVAIVAISSSGSTTY; encoded by the coding sequence ATGACTTACCCGCCCGCCGGTGGCAACCCGGACCCATATCAGCCCCAGCAGCCATACGGGCAGCAGCCGGGCTACGACCCCACGGCGCCGTACTCGCAGGACCCGTACGCGGCCCCGGCCAGCGGCGCACCCTCCAGCGGACAGCCGTACGGCCAGCCGCAGTACGGCGCTCCCTCCAGCGGGCAGCCGTACGGCCAGCCGCCGCCCTACGGTCAGCAGCCCGGCTACGGCCAGCCCTACGCGCAGCAGCCCTACATGGGTGCGGCGCCGACAAACACCATGGCCATCCTGAGCCTGGTGTTCGCCTTCGTGTTCTCGCCCGCCGCGATCGTCATGGGTCACGTCGCCAAGAAGCAGATCCGTCAGACCGGCGAGTCCGGCGAGGGCCTGGCCACCGCCGGGCTCTGGCTGGGCTACATCTTCACCAGCATCTACGTGCTGCTCTGCGCGTTCTACATCATCGTCGCGATCGTGGCGATCAGCTCGAGCGGCAGCACAACCTACTGA
- a CDS encoding CoA-binding protein, with protein MRSAQQILAEAYVIAVVGASRDPAKPSHGVPLQMLRHGWKIIPVNPFVDEVFGIKTVPTLADLTEPVDLVDIFRPAADAVEVVRQAVAIKAPAVWLQSGIVSAEARRIATEAGIDYVEDRCLAVERAVGNLSRIA; from the coding sequence ATGAGGAGTGCACAGCAGATCCTGGCCGAGGCGTACGTCATCGCCGTGGTCGGCGCCTCGCGGGACCCGGCGAAGCCGTCACACGGTGTGCCGCTGCAAATGCTCCGGCACGGATGGAAGATCATCCCGGTCAACCCGTTCGTGGACGAGGTCTTCGGGATCAAGACCGTGCCCACGCTGGCCGACCTGACGGAGCCCGTCGATCTCGTCGACATCTTCCGGCCTGCCGCCGACGCGGTGGAGGTCGTCCGGCAGGCGGTCGCGATCAAGGCGCCCGCCGTCTGGCTACAGAGCGGCATCGTGTCCGCCGAGGCCCGCCGCATCGCCACCGAGGCCGGCATCGACTACGTCGAGGACCGCTGCCTCGCCGTCGAGCGGGCCGTCGGGAACCTCAGCAGGATCGCCTGA